The proteins below are encoded in one region of Gaiella occulta:
- a CDS encoding flagellar protein FlaG — MNISGFDTVSGRDGSPPPADAAARRATGSAAPPQPPRPEPDAAVMREASRTIERILASRDLHLRFSVEEDAAGPDRIVIELVDESSGGVVRRIPPQTLVTIASGMEDLAGLVVDRQAV, encoded by the coding sequence ATGAACATCTCAGGCTTCGACACCGTTTCAGGTCGCGACGGCTCGCCGCCGCCCGCGGATGCCGCCGCACGGAGGGCGACCGGGTCGGCCGCCCCGCCCCAGCCGCCCCGCCCCGAGCCTGACGCAGCGGTGATGCGCGAGGCGTCGCGCACGATCGAGCGCATCCTCGCCTCACGCGACCTGCACCTGCGCTTCAGCGTCGAGGAGGATGCGGCCGGCCCCGACCGGATCGTGATCGAGCTCGTCGACGAGAGCAGCGGCGGCGTCGTCAGGCGAATCCCCCCGCAGACGCTGGTGACCATCGCCTCCGGCATGGAAGATCTCGCGGGGCTCGTCGTCGACCGTCAAGCCGTCTAG